From Methanocorpusculum sp., the proteins below share one genomic window:
- a CDS encoding RimK family alpha-L-glutamate ligase, translated as MIHIIPKPTDTPTDNSTGMVQAELKRRGVPFVTLDLAAVDPFDLPVFGETIWACGIKQDGVQFELLKALELENHVINSPEAIAICASKVTTTAKILRSGAPSPATCFTNSKEKVQKFLDAHGGKAVYKPVYGYDGNGIYLFNSVDEIKEEPPYYVQEYVKNDRDYRIFVIDNEAVGAIKRESAHLTHNIHQGGCGQAVEIPKDMAEAAEEAARAVGIDYCGVDLLPLEDGGYTVLEVNGTPNWHCMTAPIPKLLADYLIRQDREGRK; from the coding sequence ATGATTCATATTATCCCGAAACCGACTGATACACCGACCGACAACTCCACCGGCATGGTCCAGGCCGAACTCAAACGGCGGGGCGTCCCGTTTGTTACTCTTGACCTTGCCGCCGTCGATCCGTTCGATCTCCCGGTTTTTGGCGAGACCATCTGGGCCTGCGGGATAAAACAGGACGGGGTCCAGTTCGAACTCCTCAAAGCCCTTGAACTGGAAAATCATGTGATCAACTCCCCGGAGGCTATCGCGATCTGCGCAAGCAAAGTTACGACGACCGCAAAAATACTCCGCTCCGGAGCGCCAAGCCCGGCGACATGCTTCACGAACAGCAAAGAAAAGGTCCAGAAATTTCTCGACGCACACGGCGGAAAAGCGGTCTATAAACCGGTCTACGGCTATGATGGAAACGGGATCTATCTGTTCAACTCCGTCGACGAGATCAAAGAAGAACCGCCGTATTATGTGCAGGAGTATGTGAAAAACGACCGTGACTACCGGATCTTCGTCATCGACAATGAAGCGGTCGGAGCGATCAAACGCGAATCCGCACATCTTACCCACAACATCCACCAGGGAGGATGCGGACAGGCAGTCGAGATCCCGAAAGATATGGCCGAGGCTGCAGAAGAAGCGGCACGTGCGGTCGGGATCGACTACTGCGGGGTCGACCTCCTCCCGCTCGAAGACGGCGGGTATACCGTCCTCGAAGTGAACGGCACCCCGAACTGGCACTGCATGACGGCACCCATCCCGAAACTTCTCGCTGACTATCTGATACGTCAGGACCGAGAAGGCAGGAAATGA
- a CDS encoding TIGR03768 family metallophosphoesterase, producing the protein MSRILVVILVIFAVLLVFSSGCVNQTVSSNTTELTVVPVSPGANQTITPANLSIYHYNGFGEWTYGDGVPMTVRDDITGGVTPTGEGTTLLSFATISDIHITDEESPQQVIALGYLSPFPSAYSPVSMYSTQVLDAAVKTINNINKENKLDLVLSLGDAANNDQYNEMRWFIDVLDGKTIDPTSGGNAGKENLDYQKTFTAEGLDVPWYQTIGNHDQFFTGVFAIDENISQMYRGDTVANMRLDVLATGDPSLTGYYMGVFNGSDPNGAIIGIGNASGFASAPKVIADPNRHALAENGTRIGFMQEFLNSSSLPYGHGYTEEMIADDFACYTFDPVEGIRIIMLDDTTVNGSTLGDIWAHGRGSLDEERFAWLKAELQKGQDEGVLMIIAAHIPIATMEVGSPSGWSTYSEVSQEELITELQKYSNLLMWVAGHNHRNTIMPIESPDPEHPEYGFWVVETSSLRDFPQQFRTFEITRYSDELIGIKTVCVDVDVDVEGDALAEKSRSYSIAAAQMVNHTDVAIENGELLVLVK; encoded by the coding sequence ATGTCCAGAATTTTGGTAGTAATACTCGTAATTTTTGCGGTGCTGCTGGTATTTTCCAGCGGCTGTGTAAATCAGACAGTCTCATCCAATACGACAGAACTAACCGTGGTCCCGGTCAGTCCGGGAGCGAATCAGACCATCACGCCGGCAAATCTCAGTATTTACCATTACAACGGGTTTGGCGAATGGACGTACGGTGACGGCGTGCCGATGACCGTGAGAGATGACATCACAGGCGGAGTGACTCCGACGGGCGAGGGCACAACGCTTCTTTCGTTTGCAACGATCTCGGATATCCACATCACGGATGAGGAGTCACCGCAACAGGTGATCGCTCTTGGCTATCTCAGTCCCTTCCCTTCGGCATATTCACCGGTCTCGATGTATTCGACCCAGGTGCTGGATGCCGCAGTGAAGACGATCAACAACATAAACAAAGAGAACAAGCTGGATCTTGTTCTGTCCCTTGGCGATGCGGCGAACAATGATCAGTACAATGAAATGCGCTGGTTCATTGATGTTCTTGACGGAAAAACGATCGATCCAACCTCGGGAGGAAATGCAGGGAAGGAGAATCTCGATTATCAGAAGACGTTTACGGCAGAAGGTCTGGATGTGCCCTGGTATCAGACGATCGGGAATCACGATCAGTTCTTTACGGGCGTGTTCGCGATCGATGAAAACATAAGCCAGATGTATCGCGGCGATACGGTTGCGAATATGCGGCTTGATGTGCTCGCGACCGGAGACCCGTCGCTTACCGGCTATTATATGGGTGTCTTTAATGGATCGGACCCGAACGGCGCCATCATAGGTATTGGCAATGCTTCAGGATTTGCGTCAGCTCCTAAAGTGATCGCAGATCCCAACCGTCATGCTCTTGCGGAGAATGGAACCCGGATCGGGTTCATGCAGGAATTTTTGAACTCGAGTTCCCTTCCCTATGGTCACGGCTATACGGAAGAGATGATCGCGGACGACTTTGCATGCTATACGTTCGACCCGGTCGAGGGTATCAGGATCATCATGCTGGATGACACGACCGTGAACGGTTCAACGCTCGGCGATATCTGGGCACACGGCCGCGGTTCACTTGATGAAGAGCGGTTCGCCTGGCTGAAGGCCGAGCTGCAGAAAGGACAGGATGAAGGTGTTCTGATGATCATCGCGGCACATATCCCGATCGCGACGATGGAGGTGGGTTCACCTTCGGGCTGGAGTACCTACTCCGAGGTTTCTCAAGAGGAACTGATCACCGAGCTGCAGAAGTATTCGAATCTGCTGATGTGGGTCGCAGGACATAACCACCGGAATACGATCATGCCGATCGAGTCGCCGGATCCGGAGCATCCGGAGTACGGATTCTGGGTCGTGGAGACGTCATCGCTGAGGGATTTCCCGCAGCAGTTTAGAACGTTCGAGATCACGCGGTATTCGGATGAGCTTATCGGGATCAAGACGGTGTGCGTGGATGTTGATGTGGATGTGGAAGGAGACGCACTTGCGGAGAAATCCCGGTCCTATTCGATCGCGGCGGCACAGATGGTAAACCATACTGATGTCGCTATCGAGAATGGGGAATTGCTCGTCCTGGTGAAGTGA
- a CDS encoding Fic family protein, whose amino-acid sequence MAATTDPPFTITNTMIERVGEISRRIGTLTVGINMSRNPRLHHANRILSIHSSLAIENNTLTLEQVTDIIQGKHVLGPPSEIREVKNAFQAYELLPSLDPYSVDDFLHAHQLMTADLINDAGRFRTKGVGVFSGDTVVHMAPPASLVPQLISSLFAWAKSSDVHPLIKSCVFHFELEFIHPFIDGNGRMGRLWQTLILSKWEPLFAWIPIESLIHESRQQYYDALGESGKNGNSTYFVEFMLSVISNALNMYETDVNKPRVRLSEKEQTILNLIKGNSRITIAEIVEITGYPRSTVTRIIKNMLDNGIIERVGPKKNGYWMPLPNY is encoded by the coding sequence ATGGCAGCAACTACCGATCCCCCGTTCACCATCACCAACACCATGATCGAACGGGTCGGAGAAATCAGCCGGCGTATCGGGACACTCACCGTCGGAATCAATATGAGCAGGAATCCCCGTCTCCACCACGCCAACCGGATCCTCTCTATCCATTCTTCCCTTGCCATCGAAAACAATACCCTCACTCTTGAACAGGTAACCGATATCATCCAGGGGAAGCATGTTCTGGGACCTCCTAGTGAGATACGGGAAGTCAAAAACGCTTTTCAGGCATATGAACTCCTTCCCTCCCTGGATCCCTACTCTGTAGATGACTTTCTGCACGCTCACCAACTCATGACGGCAGACCTCATCAATGATGCCGGCAGGTTTCGGACTAAAGGCGTCGGCGTATTCTCCGGGGATACTGTTGTCCACATGGCTCCTCCCGCCTCGCTCGTCCCACAACTCATCAGCAGCCTCTTTGCCTGGGCAAAATCTTCAGACGTTCACCCCCTCATAAAAAGCTGTGTCTTCCATTTCGAGCTGGAATTCATCCACCCGTTCATCGATGGAAACGGCCGCATGGGAAGGTTATGGCAGACGCTCATTCTTTCCAAATGGGAACCGCTCTTTGCCTGGATCCCGATCGAATCCCTCATTCACGAATCACGTCAGCAGTATTACGATGCTCTGGGAGAATCCGGCAAAAATGGGAATTCAACATATTTTGTCGAGTTCATGCTTTCGGTCATCAGCAATGCGCTGAACATGTATGAAACGGATGTCAACAAGCCGCGTGTCCGGTTAAGTGAAAAAGAACAAACCATTCTCAACCTCATCAAAGGAAACAGCCGGATAACCATTGCCGAAATAGTGGAAATAACCGGATATCCGCGAAGCACGGTTACCAGAATCATCAAAAATATGTTGGACAATGGGATAATCGAGCGTGTTGGTCCCAAAAAGAACGGATACTGGATGCCGCTTCCCAATTACTGA
- a CDS encoding UPF0058 family protein, giving the protein MHKEELLELHQIFFDIKVYYESLNPDLKFPQYNALKITPDMVNRSKLEHKYAIFILGSEIASAMKEIETISSRGIPTRMKELADRTLKEMESEKEQ; this is encoded by the coding sequence ATGCACAAGGAAGAATTACTTGAGCTTCACCAAATATTTTTTGACATAAAGGTCTACTACGAGTCATTAAATCCAGATCTGAAGTTTCCCCAATACAATGCACTGAAAATCACCCCGGATATGGTCAACCGGAGTAAACTCGAGCACAAATATGCAATATTCATTCTCGGCTCCGAGATTGCATCTGCCATGAAAGAGATCGAGACCATCTCTTCGCGCGGTATCCCGACCCGCATGAAAGAGCTTGCCGACCGCACGCTCAAGGAAATGGAATCCGAAAAAGAACAGTAA
- a CDS encoding putative manganese-dependent inorganic diphosphatase: MKSIYVLGHRHPDTDSICSAIGYAAFLNRDGADTYIAARCGDLNAESKYALAKFDVEGPALVLSVEPSVADIPFTHPESANAETPTIDVIELMDKNDLRNLPITDPNGNLIGLVSEHGLARAYVSNTKMETLAVSPVSVDTLARILHGTVRVKNHTVLEGAVYISIDALHVILSRITKKDIAIVGDDEPTQLALTSAGIAALIIADSAPVGERLLASAAEKGVTVISTEVDAFGVAKMIHLTLPAESIMTKDVPTVRIADTMEYVKQIVSNSKYRTACVVDENGKLLGTISRNSLMEDVAKSVILVDHNEYSQAVEGIETADIIEIIDHHRLGAMATLRPIRFDMEPVGSTSTIVTRRFMEAGIKPKKEVAGILLSGILSDTLGLKMSTTTRQDEDAVKFLSEIAGVDPIAYANELIAEGMSLSGVSQDELLERDTKEYNLSGKRVIISQVLVPSYVYAKTNEEAIFAALEAKLRQPHAPDIYLALYTSVSEMGSDMFAAADDATMLAMHWERKPMHLPGVVSRKKDFVPHIGRRLDTIF, from the coding sequence TTGAAATCCATATATGTATTAGGTCACCGGCACCCGGATACGGACAGTATCTGCAGTGCCATCGGTTATGCCGCATTTCTCAATAGGGATGGTGCGGACACCTATATCGCTGCACGATGCGGCGACCTGAACGCCGAGTCGAAGTATGCTCTCGCAAAATTCGATGTCGAAGGACCTGCCCTTGTCCTTAGTGTCGAGCCGTCGGTGGCGGATATCCCGTTCACCCATCCGGAAAGCGCGAACGCGGAAACGCCGACGATCGACGTGATCGAACTGATGGACAAAAACGATCTGCGGAATCTGCCGATCACGGATCCGAACGGGAACCTGATCGGTCTCGTGAGCGAGCACGGCCTTGCCAGAGCGTATGTCTCGAACACGAAGATGGAGACGCTCGCCGTTTCGCCGGTGAGCGTGGACACGCTTGCACGGATCCTGCACGGAACGGTGCGGGTGAAGAATCATACGGTCCTTGAAGGAGCCGTGTATATTTCGATCGACGCCCTGCACGTGATCCTCTCCCGCATCACGAAAAAGGATATCGCCATCGTCGGAGACGACGAACCGACCCAGCTCGCACTGACCTCGGCAGGGATCGCGGCACTGATCATCGCCGATTCTGCCCCGGTCGGCGAGCGGCTTCTTGCCTCGGCCGCAGAGAAAGGCGTTACGGTCATCTCGACCGAAGTCGACGCGTTCGGGGTCGCGAAGATGATCCACCTGACCCTGCCCGCCGAGTCGATCATGACAAAAGACGTGCCGACCGTCCGCATCGCCGATACGATGGAATATGTCAAACAGATCGTCTCGAACTCGAAGTACCGGACGGCCTGTGTCGTGGACGAGAACGGAAAACTGCTCGGCACGATCTCCCGGAACTCGCTGATGGAGGACGTGGCAAAGTCGGTGATCCTGGTCGATCACAACGAGTACAGTCAGGCGGTCGAGGGGATCGAAACCGCAGACATCATCGAGATCATCGATCACCACCGGCTCGGAGCGATGGCGACCCTTCGCCCGATCCGCTTCGATATGGAACCGGTCGGTTCAACCTCGACAATCGTAACGAGACGGTTTATGGAAGCGGGTATCAAACCCAAAAAGGAGGTGGCAGGGATCCTCCTCTCAGGGATCCTTTCCGATACGCTCGGTCTGAAGATGTCGACGACGACGCGGCAGGACGAGGATGCGGTAAAATTCCTGTCCGAGATCGCAGGTGTCGATCCGATCGCCTACGCCAACGAACTGATCGCGGAAGGGATGTCCCTTTCCGGGGTCTCGCAGGACGAACTGCTCGAACGCGACACAAAGGAGTACAATCTGTCGGGAAAACGAGTGATCATTTCCCAGGTCCTCGTGCCGTCATATGTGTATGCGAAGACCAATGAGGAGGCGATCTTTGCGGCACTGGAGGCAAAACTCCGACAGCCGCATGCACCGGACATTTATCTTGCATTATATACCAGTGTCTCGGAGATGGGATCGGATATGTTTGCGGCAGCGGATGATGCGACGATGCTTGCCATGCACTGGGAGAGAAAACCCATGCATCTTCCGGGAGTCGTTTCACGAAAGAAGGATTTCGTGCCCCACATCGGAAGAAGGCTGGACACGATCTTTTAA